The Patagioenas fasciata isolate bPatFas1 chromosome 3, bPatFas1.hap1, whole genome shotgun sequence genome contains a region encoding:
- the SLC30A6 gene encoding zinc transporter 6 isoform X2 produces MWCSSTNSIALTAYTYLTIFDLFSLVTCLISYWVMMKKPSPVYSFGFERFEVLAVFASTVLAQLGALLILKESAERFLEQPEIHTGRLLVGTFVALFFNLFTMLSIRNKPFAYVSEAASTSWLQEHVADLSRSICGIIPGLSSIFLPRMNPFVLIDIAGALALCITYMLIEINNYFAVDTASAVAIALMTFGTMYPMSVYSGKVLLQTTPPHVIGQLDKLLREVSTLDGVLEVRNEHFWTLGFGTLAGSVHVRIRRDANEQMVLAHVTNRLYTLVSTLTVQIFKDDWIRPTLSSVPIANNILNLSDHHIIPMPPLKAAENLNLVTSTPAKPSSPPPEFSFDTPGKNVSPVILLNTQTRPYGLGFSHGSVPYSSVLSQGFGIPGTGATQGFRTGFTDVPSRYGTNTRGQPRP; encoded by the exons ATGTGGTGCAGCTCTACAAACAGCATAG cttTAACTGCTTACACATATTTGACAATCTTTGACCTTTTCAG TTTAGTAACATGTCTAATAAGCTACTGGGTAATGATGAAGAAACCCAGCCCAGTCTATTCATTTGG GTTTGAAAGGTTTGAAGTTCTAGCCGTATTTGCATCTACGGTTCTGGCACAGCTTGGTGCTCTTTTAATACTGAAAGAAAG TGCAGAGCGGTTTCTGGAACAACCTGAGATACACAC gGGCCGATTGCTGGTTGGTACTTTCGTGGCTCTCTTTTTCAACTTATTTACAATGCTTTCCATTAGGAATAAGCCTTTTGCTTATGTCTCTGAAG CTGCCAGCACAAGTTGGCTTCAGGAGCATGTTGCAGATCTTAGTAGAAG TATTTGTGGAATCATCCCAGGATTGAGTAGCATATTTCTGCCACGAATGAACCCTTTTGTATTGATTGATATTGCTGGAGCTCTAGCTCTTTGCATTACATATATGCTCATTGAAATCAA CAACTATTTCGCTGTAGACACAGCTTCTGCTGTAGCAATTGCTTTGATGACATTTGGTACCATGTATCCCATGAGTGTCTACAGTGGGAAAGTACTACTCCAG acaaCTCCACCTCATGTGATTGGCCAGCTAGATAAACTTCTTAGAGAG GTTTCAACTTTGGATGGTGTCTTGGAAGTTCGAAATGAGCATTTCTGGACACTAGGTTTTGGCACTTTG GCTGGATCAGTACACGTCCGAATTCGGAGAGATGCAAATGAACAAATGGTACTTGCGCACGTCACCAACAGATTATACACATTGGTCTCTACATTGACTGTTCAGATTTTCAAAGATGACTGGATCAGACCTACCTTATCATCTGTGCCTATTGCCAACAACATTCTGAACCTTTCGGATCATCATATTATTCCAATGCCACCTTTGAAAGCTGCTGAGAATTTGAACCTTGTTACATCCACTCCAGCTAAGCCCAGCAGCCCACCGCCAGAATTTTCTTTTGATACACCAGGCAAAAATGTGAGCCCAGTCATCCTCTTGAACACTCAGACAAGGCCCTATGGATTGGGCTTCAGCCACGGATCTGTGCCCTACAGCAGTGTACTCAGTCAAGGATTTGGAATACCGGGAACGGGAGCAACTCAAGGATTCAGAACTGGTTTTACAGATGTCCCAAGCAGATATGGAACAAACACTCGTGGGCAGCCCCGACCATAA
- the QPCT gene encoding glutaminyl-peptide cyclotransferase isoform X2, with translation MWENDLRPILIERYPGSPGNYIVRQHIKHRLQRLQAGWEIEEDTFQAYTPYGYQTFSNIISTLNPSAKRHLVLACHYDSKFFGQQWQETVFVGATDSAVPCAMLLELARALDNKLQLIKTSSTSRPDLSLQLIFFDGEEAFVRWSPSDSLYGSQHLAQKMVSTPHPPGSATTNQLQGIDLLVLLDLIGAPNPVFPNYFPNTIRWFQRLQAIEQELHNMNLLRNHLVERQYFQSTVHRGLIEDDHVPFLLRGVPVIHLIPSPFPAVWHTMEDTEENLDKTTVDNLSKILQVFVLEYLNL, from the exons CATATCAAGCACCGTCTTCAAAGATTACAGGCTGGTTGGGAAATTGAGGAAGACACATTTCAGGCATACACCCCATATGGATAtcaaacattttcaaatattatCAGCACTCTCAACCCCTCTGCAAAACGCCACCTAGTACTTGCATGCCACTACGACTCAAAATTCTTTGGACAGCAATGGCAGGAGACAGTATTTGTGGGAGCAACCGATTCAGCCGTGCCTTGTGCTATGCTATTGGAGCTGGCACGTGCCCTGGATAACAAGCTTCAGTTAATCAAG ACCAGCTCAACATCCAGACCAGACCTTTCACTTCAGCTCATTTTTTTTGATGGTGAAGAAGCCTTTGTCCGGTGGTCCCCTTCCGATTCTCTCTACGGATCTCAACACTTAGCTCAAAAAATGGTATCTACTCCACATCCACCTGGATCAGCAACCACAAATCAGCTGCAGGGCATA GACTTGCTTGTACTGCTGGATTTAATTGGTGCACCAAACCCAGTCTTTCCCAATTATTTTCCAAACACAATTCGATGGTTTCAGAGGCTTCAAGCAATTG AGCAAGAGCTACATAACATGAATCTGTTGAGGAATCACCTTGTTGAAAGGCAGTATTTCCAGAGTACTGTACATCGGGGCTTGATTGAAGATGACCACGTTCCATTTTTATTAAGAG GGGTTCCAGTCATACATCTGATTCCATCCCCTTTTCCTGCAGTATGGCATACCATGGAGGACACAGAAGAAAACCTTGACAAAACCACTGTTGACAATCTCAGCAAAATCCTGCAAGTGTTTGTACTGGAATACCTAAACCTGTGA
- the SLC30A6 gene encoding zinc transporter 6 isoform X1: MGTIHLFRKSQRSLVGKLTHEFRLVAADRRSWKILLFGAINLVCIGFLLMWCSSTNSIALTAYTYLTIFDLFSLVTCLISYWVMMKKPSPVYSFGFERFEVLAVFASTVLAQLGALLILKESAERFLEQPEIHTGRLLVGTFVALFFNLFTMLSIRNKPFAYVSEAASTSWLQEHVADLSRSICGIIPGLSSIFLPRMNPFVLIDIAGALALCITYMLIEINNYFAVDTASAVAIALMTFGTMYPMSVYSGKVLLQTTPPHVIGQLDKLLREVSTLDGVLEVRNEHFWTLGFGTLAGSVHVRIRRDANEQMVLAHVTNRLYTLVSTLTVQIFKDDWIRPTLSSVPIANNILNLSDHHIIPMPPLKAAENLNLVTSTPAKPSSPPPEFSFDTPGKNVSPVILLNTQTRPYGLGFSHGSVPYSSVLSQGFGIPGTGATQGFRTGFTDVPSRYGTNTRGQPRP, translated from the exons ATG gggACAATACACCTGTTCCGCAAATCACAGAGATCATTGGTTGGAAAGTTAACACATGAATTTAGGCTGGTTGCAGCAGATAGGAGg TCTTGGAAGATCTTGCTGTTTGGTGCTATAAATTTAGTATGTATTGGCTTCCTGCTGATGTGGTGCAGCTCTACAAACAGCATAG cttTAACTGCTTACACATATTTGACAATCTTTGACCTTTTCAG TTTAGTAACATGTCTAATAAGCTACTGGGTAATGATGAAGAAACCCAGCCCAGTCTATTCATTTGG GTTTGAAAGGTTTGAAGTTCTAGCCGTATTTGCATCTACGGTTCTGGCACAGCTTGGTGCTCTTTTAATACTGAAAGAAAG TGCAGAGCGGTTTCTGGAACAACCTGAGATACACAC gGGCCGATTGCTGGTTGGTACTTTCGTGGCTCTCTTTTTCAACTTATTTACAATGCTTTCCATTAGGAATAAGCCTTTTGCTTATGTCTCTGAAG CTGCCAGCACAAGTTGGCTTCAGGAGCATGTTGCAGATCTTAGTAGAAG TATTTGTGGAATCATCCCAGGATTGAGTAGCATATTTCTGCCACGAATGAACCCTTTTGTATTGATTGATATTGCTGGAGCTCTAGCTCTTTGCATTACATATATGCTCATTGAAATCAA CAACTATTTCGCTGTAGACACAGCTTCTGCTGTAGCAATTGCTTTGATGACATTTGGTACCATGTATCCCATGAGTGTCTACAGTGGGAAAGTACTACTCCAG acaaCTCCACCTCATGTGATTGGCCAGCTAGATAAACTTCTTAGAGAG GTTTCAACTTTGGATGGTGTCTTGGAAGTTCGAAATGAGCATTTCTGGACACTAGGTTTTGGCACTTTG GCTGGATCAGTACACGTCCGAATTCGGAGAGATGCAAATGAACAAATGGTACTTGCGCACGTCACCAACAGATTATACACATTGGTCTCTACATTGACTGTTCAGATTTTCAAAGATGACTGGATCAGACCTACCTTATCATCTGTGCCTATTGCCAACAACATTCTGAACCTTTCGGATCATCATATTATTCCAATGCCACCTTTGAAAGCTGCTGAGAATTTGAACCTTGTTACATCCACTCCAGCTAAGCCCAGCAGCCCACCGCCAGAATTTTCTTTTGATACACCAGGCAAAAATGTGAGCCCAGTCATCCTCTTGAACACTCAGACAAGGCCCTATGGATTGGGCTTCAGCCACGGATCTGTGCCCTACAGCAGTGTACTCAGTCAAGGATTTGGAATACCGGGAACGGGAGCAACTCAAGGATTCAGAACTGGTTTTACAGATGTCCCAAGCAGATATGGAACAAACACTCGTGGGCAGCCCCGACCATAA